In the Candidatus Electrothrix sp. GW3-4 genome, one interval contains:
- a CDS encoding right-handed parallel beta-helix repeat-containing protein, whose translation MNEEIGKTRDVKKKIFFILTSLVLSLGLVNLAFATLNDVAIYRPGIQGGMTSLEQQACADYIHANINTGSKTVFAGYDQGTVASLLAWMNDRQNDGKQDVLVIIDTCPGSLFHGETDESIAEEWMENGNTLIWTGSEPFAAYVDMNGTVLNDGAGAEGASKILDASSPGLCQGGGLQKPTTAVWDYDDADGDYNISAFLSYDATNSLDYSKLLTNSESSDWDNMSYWRIDEIFAEDSEKYQSDNIVLVNTNGGQYGQFYCVSGLNDARKEVIAQVLNNWMSLPGNTLVVPDQYSTIQAAIDAAQHRDTVLVRAGTYNEQLVIGKSQRGIKLVSDASNGGNDLVSGPGYADVLYELESKNVLRRATQTIIDGTGFPSGTGAKPMVDFPQGATVGTWLDGFTVTNMPVVDPSVPDHPRAIQIEGGSPTIINNIIGNNGSSGLMSQAWFFDQEEPDMSKRDFRYTNIMYDAHPIILNNVIYHNAGSHVENHAYSNAIVYNNECFESLSNPGQYQAGIGIQHGAHTLVVGNLLYKSDLAGIGARKGDDEGSFFINRPTHPIVKGNIIYDSGEADTSGTVMRGAGIGAEDTGGYDPMLKTYVYHIIEDNYVNGAANAAIGCRSLDGNDPPNLGHVRIINNELTDGGRDGFGAGIGLDGAHAVEISGNTTYGNNDAGIGFTNQASCDLLTNNTLYDNGAAGIGISGSSKVDEISNNNIYDNHATGLSLIEGSIAGIIENNTLDHNGLYGLFGNAAGLVVMQGSSAVIKNTTISNSGLAGVSILDDGTSVSLEGGTVDHSGQAAVAPNLIVQSGAIVDVKDSTFEVTVGAPNIVIAGNGYDTQFTMHGGMVSGAARPGLEASDSTLDVSGAIFDSNGTDLTPGIYLENCEINLSQLTISNHPRYGILTGGCYGSIEKNDIYNNGYAGGGQVAFYNSQLDISRNVLHEPGGNLYQIQLLTGSSANVFHNTIVGNANSGGAGPLNLGPGDGIYLDATSSADVRNNIFYRLPGGIGQEAGAVVTASTNLYHLIPKGTGIIGDNIIFSNPYLADDYSLDPYSICIDAAEPILGVNDEFNGNGPDVGAKEAEGLPGELVWQTPTAIADSDMVNPEVLIDDDLTTGNAVTGILQRGGFYATFDIADENGNPSPVYGMRFFTGSYVILYQAYVADDLNGPWTEITQIGTTDLGWTVGDDGPGVWDEHSPEFFLSGKYLKVVKKWGEHPENAVFEFDVKVRN comes from the coding sequence ATGAATGAGGAAATAGGAAAGACAAGGGATGTTAAGAAGAAAATATTTTTTATATTAACATCTTTGGTTTTAAGTTTGGGACTGGTTAATTTGGCCTTTGCCACACTTAATGACGTAGCCATATATCGACCCGGGATTCAAGGTGGAATGACTTCCTTGGAACAACAGGCCTGTGCCGACTATATTCATGCCAACATCAATACAGGTTCAAAAACAGTTTTTGCCGGTTACGATCAGGGAACTGTAGCCTCCCTCTTGGCCTGGATGAACGATCGTCAGAATGACGGCAAACAGGATGTACTTGTGATTATTGATACATGTCCTGGTTCTCTATTCCACGGTGAAACTGACGAATCAATTGCTGAAGAATGGATGGAAAACGGCAATACGCTGATCTGGACAGGCTCTGAACCGTTTGCCGCTTATGTTGATATGAATGGAACTGTGCTTAATGATGGCGCGGGCGCTGAAGGAGCAAGTAAAATACTTGATGCTTCTTCCCCAGGTCTTTGTCAGGGCGGCGGATTGCAAAAGCCGACGACCGCAGTCTGGGATTATGATGATGCCGATGGTGATTATAATATCAGCGCATTTCTCTCCTACGATGCAACGAATTCACTTGATTACAGTAAATTGCTCACAAACTCGGAGTCTTCAGACTGGGACAATATGTCGTACTGGCGTATCGACGAGATTTTTGCCGAAGATAGTGAAAAATACCAGTCCGACAACATCGTCCTTGTGAACACGAACGGTGGTCAGTATGGCCAGTTTTATTGTGTGTCAGGTCTAAACGATGCCCGGAAAGAAGTTATAGCACAGGTCCTTAACAACTGGATGTCCCTACCGGGTAATACTTTGGTGGTTCCTGATCAATACTCAACGATTCAAGCGGCAATTGATGCAGCCCAGCACAGAGATACCGTTCTTGTCAGGGCCGGTACTTATAATGAGCAGCTCGTCATCGGTAAATCACAGAGAGGAATCAAACTTGTCAGTGATGCAAGCAACGGCGGGAATGATCTTGTCTCCGGCCCCGGTTACGCAGATGTCTTATACGAGCTTGAATCAAAAAATGTATTGCGTCGTGCTACACAAACGATCATTGACGGTACGGGGTTTCCCAGCGGAACCGGAGCCAAACCCATGGTTGATTTCCCGCAAGGAGCTACCGTGGGCACATGGCTAGACGGTTTTACGGTAACCAATATGCCGGTCGTAGATCCTTCTGTTCCTGATCACCCACGTGCGATTCAGATTGAGGGTGGTTCTCCAACCATCATCAACAACATCATAGGCAATAACGGAAGCAGTGGATTGATGAGTCAAGCCTGGTTTTTTGATCAGGAAGAACCCGACATGAGTAAACGTGATTTTCGTTATACCAATATCATGTATGATGCTCATCCGATCATTCTTAACAATGTTATATACCACAATGCAGGAAGCCATGTTGAAAACCATGCTTACTCAAATGCCATTGTTTACAACAATGAATGTTTTGAGTCTCTTTCCAACCCAGGTCAATACCAGGCTGGTATCGGCATCCAGCATGGCGCCCATACCCTGGTTGTTGGCAACCTTCTATACAAGAGTGATTTGGCAGGGATTGGGGCGAGAAAGGGGGACGATGAAGGAAGCTTTTTTATCAATAGACCAACCCATCCTATTGTAAAAGGCAACATAATTTATGACTCCGGTGAGGCTGACACATCAGGCACTGTCATGCGAGGGGCTGGCATCGGTGCTGAAGACACTGGCGGTTATGATCCGATGCTCAAGACGTATGTCTACCACATAATTGAAGACAACTATGTAAACGGTGCAGCGAATGCGGCCATTGGATGCCGGTCCCTTGATGGAAATGATCCTCCGAATCTTGGTCATGTAAGGATTATCAACAATGAATTGACAGATGGCGGTCGTGACGGATTTGGAGCTGGCATCGGGCTTGATGGTGCGCATGCTGTTGAAATTAGCGGTAACACAACATACGGCAATAATGATGCAGGTATTGGTTTTACCAACCAGGCAAGCTGCGACTTGCTAACAAACAATACCTTGTATGACAACGGCGCAGCAGGTATCGGAATTAGTGGGAGCTCGAAAGTTGATGAAATAAGTAACAACAATATCTATGATAACCATGCTACAGGTCTTTCTCTGATCGAAGGTTCAATAGCGGGTATTATAGAAAACAATACCCTTGACCACAATGGCCTGTACGGCCTGTTCGGCAATGCCGCAGGTCTTGTAGTGATGCAGGGTTCTTCAGCCGTTATCAAGAACACAACCATCAGTAATAGTGGATTAGCTGGTGTGAGTATTCTTGATGACGGTACTTCCGTCTCACTTGAAGGCGGCACCGTTGATCACAGTGGACAGGCAGCGGTAGCCCCCAACCTCATCGTGCAGAGTGGTGCGATTGTGGATGTCAAAGACTCCACATTCGAGGTTACGGTTGGCGCCCCGAACATAGTAATAGCTGGAAATGGATACGATACTCAATTCACCATGCATGGAGGTATGGTTTCAGGAGCCGCAAGACCAGGGCTGGAAGCCTCCGATTCCACACTTGATGTTTCAGGAGCTATTTTTGATAGCAACGGTACAGATCTTACCCCAGGTATATACCTCGAAAACTGCGAGATCAATCTAAGTCAACTCACCATTTCCAACCACCCTCGTTATGGAATATTAACCGGTGGTTGCTACGGCAGTATTGAAAAGAACGATATTTACAATAACGGTTATGCTGGTGGCGGTCAGGTTGCTTTCTACAATAGCCAGCTTGACATCAGCCGAAATGTCTTACATGAACCTGGTGGAAATCTCTATCAAATACAATTGTTAACCGGATCAAGCGCCAATGTTTTTCACAATACGATCGTTGGTAACGCCAACAGTGGCGGAGCGGGACCATTAAATTTAGGCCCAGGTGATGGGATTTATCTCGATGCAACCAGCAGCGCGGATGTGAGAAACAATATCTTCTATCGCCTTCCAGGGGGGATAGGGCAAGAAGCAGGGGCTGTAGTAACTGCCTCGACCAACCTTTATCACCTAATACCAAAAGGCACTGGGATTATAGGTGATAATATCATCTTCAGTAACCCTTATCTTGCTGACGATTACTCTCTGGATCCTTACTCTATATGCATCGATGCTGCAGAGCCGATTCTCGGTGTGAATGATGAATTCAATGGAAACGGCCCGGATGTTGGTGCTAAGGAAGCTGAAGGTCTTCCCGGTGAGCTAGTCTGGCAGACCCCCACGGCCATCGCAGATTCAGATATGGTTAACCCAGAAGTGTTAATCGATGACGATCTGACAACCGGTAATGCAGTAACCGGTATTCTTCAGAGAGGTGGATTCTATGCGACATTTGACATTGCCGATGAAAATGGTAATCCCAGCCCGGTGTACGGAATGAGGTTTTTCACCGGTTCCTATGTCATTCTCTATCAAGCCTATGTGGCTGATGATCTTAACGGACCATGGACGGAGATTACCCAGATAGGTACAACAGATCTTGGTTGGACTGTGGGAGATGACGGTCCCGGCGTCTGGGACGAACATAGTCCGGAATTCTTCCTGAGTGGAAAATATCTCAAGGTGGTGAAAAAATGGGGGGAACATCCTGAAAATGCTGTGTTCGAGTTCGACGTTAAGGTACGTAACTAA
- a CDS encoding RHS repeat-associated core domain-containing protein has translation MAFSLTGGHWWSEKKRSIFAESGSSAETITGKTRTRLTGLGAGGLIAETVSTDIHGNETVSSRYINRTSHTVTEITDYPDSETNAEQENIYGLLQSSTDKSGIMTTFQYDALERRIGVTDPRTGQSITHYNALGQVDYSEDAATKRTEYDYDPVTGRKTSVTDAENRTVYFLYDDLDRVTHTWGATTPVRYEYDNYGRMEAMHTWRSGEGWESPTWPSANDGLADITRWHYHEASGLLESKEDAQNKSTQYTYLEGGRLHTRTWARIPAITTTYSYDPNTGELTGIDYSDTTPDIGFTYNRTGQRSTVTDAVGTRTFAYNSALQPDSESITGLINRTLTRSYETTGVPGRNTGFSTDSSYAVTYGYDSTGRFGGVSWNVGTHSDTVQYGYEPNSHLLKSATFGSGASTGYSYETHRNLKTSVLNTYNTTTISQYDYTHDNIGRRKTMTTSGDAFSVSLPVPPDQKLINTGTYTSVDYTANDLNQYTSVETNGAAASPAYDNDGGLTDDGTFTYSWNEENRLITITPKTPAVGDEKLEFLYDYMGRRVRKVTTAWDGSTWQSDETRFFVYDGWNLIEELDGAGATTASYVYGLDLSQSLQGAGGIGGILARVDHSAGKMHVYFYDANGNVGQMLDSTDGSVVAAYEYAPFGGLTSAMGSYADVNPFRFSSKYADDVAGLYYYGYRYYSPELGRWLSRDPIGEDGGLNLYGFVGNDGINGWDYLGQSELSEADYIKEANSAIDSGIVDPDLIFKDLIELYFSSDQASGSLFRLAWDCQDDMEEVFDALGDVLATNFKNQPHGTSQETVAAKRFRRVRNWVESVMYWWNGGSNQWQLKRATPATNTTNKFGRRMDAVMHFFASGAVSAYIGETVSDVAIGPAVELGDAVKGTFRGHSPIGDHGFSTHDLAWNRRGTELQNAFDVGECKCRELAEKFKSGQFTISNWRAWYNKSDNILY, from the coding sequence TTGGCGTTTTCTTTGACCGGTGGTCACTGGTGGAGCGAAAAAAAACGAAGCATCTTTGCCGAATCCGGTTCATCTGCCGAGACAATCACCGGCAAAACCCGGACTCGCCTGACCGGTCTGGGCGCAGGCGGCCTGATTGCCGAAACCGTGAGCACGGACATCCACGGCAATGAGACTGTTTCGTCGCGGTATATCAACCGGACCTCACATACAGTTACGGAAATCACAGACTATCCTGATTCAGAGACAAATGCGGAGCAGGAAAACATCTACGGTCTGTTGCAATCTTCCACAGATAAATCCGGCATCATGACCACCTTCCAGTACGACGCCCTGGAACGGCGTATCGGCGTCACTGATCCCCGCACCGGCCAGAGTATCACTCATTATAATGCCCTTGGCCAGGTGGATTACAGCGAGGACGCAGCAACGAAGCGCACTGAGTACGACTACGATCCGGTCACGGGCAGGAAAACTTCAGTAACCGATGCGGAAAACCGGACGGTCTACTTTCTCTATGACGACCTTGATCGGGTCACCCATACCTGGGGTGCAACAACGCCTGTCCGCTATGAATACGACAACTACGGCAGAATGGAGGCCATGCACACCTGGCGCAGCGGCGAAGGCTGGGAGTCTCCGACCTGGCCGTCTGCCAATGACGGGCTGGCTGATATAACCCGCTGGCATTACCACGAGGCTTCCGGTTTGCTGGAGAGCAAGGAGGATGCGCAGAATAAGAGCACGCAATACACCTATCTCGAAGGCGGCAGACTGCATACCCGCACCTGGGCCAGAATTCCGGCCATCACAACCACCTACAGCTACGATCCGAACACCGGGGAGCTGACCGGGATTGATTATTCCGACACCACCCCGGATATCGGATTCACCTACAATCGAACTGGCCAACGCAGTACAGTGACCGATGCCGTCGGGACCCGTACTTTTGCCTATAACTCTGCTCTTCAACCGGACAGCGAAAGCATCACAGGACTGATCAACCGGACGCTCACCCGTTCCTATGAAACCACCGGGGTACCCGGCAGAAACACCGGCTTCAGCACAGACAGCAGCTATGCTGTCACCTATGGCTATGACAGCACCGGACGCTTCGGAGGTGTTTCCTGGAATGTCGGCACGCACAGCGATACTGTGCAGTACGGGTACGAGCCGAACTCACACCTGCTAAAAAGCGCAACCTTTGGCTCCGGTGCATCAACAGGCTATTCCTACGAAACCCATCGTAACCTGAAAACTTCTGTACTGAATACGTATAACACCACAACAATTTCACAGTACGACTATACCCATGACAATATAGGGCGTCGGAAAACCATGACGACCTCCGGGGATGCCTTTTCCGTCTCCCTGCCGGTTCCGCCGGATCAGAAACTCATCAACACGGGAACCTATACCTCGGTCGATTACACGGCGAATGATCTGAATCAGTATACTTCCGTGGAGACGAACGGGGCAGCGGCCAGTCCGGCGTATGATAACGACGGCGGCCTTACCGACGACGGAACCTTCACCTATAGCTGGAACGAAGAGAACCGGCTCATCACCATTACCCCGAAAACACCGGCTGTCGGGGATGAGAAGCTTGAGTTTCTCTATGACTATATGGGCCGACGGGTACGAAAAGTTACAACCGCCTGGGACGGCTCAACTTGGCAATCTGATGAAACCCGTTTTTTTGTCTATGACGGCTGGAACCTGATTGAGGAACTGGACGGGGCCGGAGCAACCACGGCCAGTTATGTCTACGGCCTTGATCTTTCGCAGAGCCTTCAGGGTGCCGGAGGAATCGGGGGAATTCTGGCAAGGGTTGATCACAGTGCTGGCAAGATGCATGTGTATTTTTATGACGCTAACGGCAATGTGGGGCAGATGCTTGATTCTACGGACGGCTCTGTCGTCGCTGCTTACGAGTATGCGCCTTTTGGCGGATTGACTTCTGCTATGGGGAGTTATGCCGATGTAAATCCGTTTCGATTTTCCAGCAAATACGCTGATGATGTGGCCGGGCTGTATTATTATGGGTATCGGTATTATTCTCCTGAGCTTGGGCGATGGTTGAGCCGTGATCCCATTGGGGAAGATGGCGGACTGAATCTGTATGGGTTTGTGGGGAATGATGGGATTAATGGGTGGGATTATTTGGGACAATCAGAGCTTAGTGAAGCCGATTATATTAAGGAAGCGAATAGTGCGATTGATTCGGGAATAGTTGATCCAGATTTGATCTTTAAGGATTTGATTGAGCTATACTTCTCCAGTGATCAAGCTAGTGGTAGTTTGTTCAGATTGGCTTGGGACTGCCAAGATGATATGGAAGAAGTATTTGATGCGCTTGGCGATGTATTAGCAACTAACTTTAAAAATCAACCTCATGGCACCTCACAAGAAACTGTTGCGGCGAAACGATTCAGGAGGGTGAGGAATTGGGTGGAAAGTGTTATGTATTGGTGGAATGGTGGCAGCAATCAGTGGCAGTTAAAACGAGCAACACCGGCAACAAATACCACTAATAAATTTGGCAGGAGGATGGATGCTGTTATGCATTTTTTTGCTTCCGGGGCAGTTTCAGCATATATTGGGGAAACGGTTTCAGATGTAGCGATTGGTCCGGCTGTAGAGCTGGGAGATGCAGTGAAAGGCACTTTTAGGGGACATTCGCCCATTGGTGATCATGGGTTCAGTACTCATGATTTGGCATGGAACAGAAGAGGAACTGAGCTTCAAAATGCATTTGATGTAGGGGAGTGTAAATGTCGTGAGCTTGCGGAAAAGTTCAAGTCTGGTCAGTTCACTATCAGTAACTGGAGGGCTTGGTATAATAAATCGGATAATATTTTGTATTAA
- a CDS encoding RHS repeat-associated core domain-containing protein, which produces MTTVHGTESSPAGIALKTSKEESISDSLGKGVFQQTLVYDGSSYQPVSWTAQEFDDFGRVTDRTSSDGTVVETDWSCCVKNFEINATGVRTDFTEYDGLHRLISQSREAEQGPVVTDYTYDASGRRLTETVSSGSLSLGSSSQYDLSGRIISRTDSRNLTTNYDYASGGRITTETRPGNITEITETYLDGRTRSVTGSGVVPRFYSYGVNSDGSIWTEVHSGTAASPVWEKTTTDLAGRTVKTEKPGYLGTEVSENFYNDKGQLIRTTAPGLADTLHQYDELGNRIRSGLDIDSSGVLETASDDRISGSSTAFLLDNGAWWQEQVQSIFAESGSSAETITGKTRTRLTGLGAGGLIAETVSTDIHDNETVSSRYINRTSHTITKITDYLDSDTNAVQESLYGLLKSSTDKSGITTTYQYDALERRTGVTDPRTGQSITHYNTLGQVDYTEDAATKRTEYGYDPITGRKTSVTDAENRTVYFLYDNFDRVTHTWGGTTPVRYEYDNYGRMDAMHTWRSGEGWDSPTWPSANDGLADITRWHYHEATGLLESKEDAQNKSTQYTYLEGGRLHTRTWARTPAITTTYSYDPNTGELTGIDYSDTTPDIGFTYNRTGQRSTVTDAVGTRTFAYNSALQPDSESITGLISRTLTRSYDTTTVPGRNTGFSTDSSYAVTYGYDSTGRFNGVSWNVDSFTGNVTYARVPDSHLLRTTTFASGGLITNSYELHRNLKIGVKNEYGAATVSQYDYLYDNIGRRKTATMTGDVFENPALPPVPDELLMIDTGTTTSAAYTANDLNQYTFVNTNGSAVSPAYDEDGNLTDDGTFTYVWNGENRLITITPKTPAVGDKKLEFLYDYMGRRARKITTAWDGSTWQADETRFFVYDGWNLIEELDGTGITTASYVHGLDLSQSLQGAGGIGGILARIDHGADKVHLYFYDANGNVGQLLDSSDGSVAAAYEYAPFGGLTSAMGSYAETNPFRFSSKYADDTTGLYYYGYRYYSPVVGRWLSRDPIGENGGTNLYAFVGNDGVNGWDYLGLKVSVIVLGDSMTFGTHNKNTGQFFTGYAAYLTIKNTGNLWFYAGGPGQRTRDIKKRYKNPTALCDEKVAILGMMGMNDALSLWQDNEFDEAIKAKNYQKRYDSALEGWEGLYKSLMSDFSRLDPKKKVLFVTITVPAVANTPKLGDHFRVISGKINRFLTSLNADMVKTCSPVGGWWGCEVADASGMTHTMLTDAQGKPDPARGDDGIHFFDYKSKAIADMVSRIVNKWSGE; this is translated from the coding sequence GTGACAACGGTACACGGCACGGAGAGTTCGCCAGCGGGCATTGCTCTGAAGACGAGTAAAGAAGAAAGCATCAGCGACAGCCTGGGTAAAGGGGTATTTCAGCAGACCCTGGTCTACGACGGGAGCAGCTATCAGCCGGTGAGCTGGACAGCGCAGGAATTTGATGATTTCGGCAGAGTGACCGACCGGACATCCTCGGACGGCACTGTTGTTGAAACAGACTGGTCTTGCTGCGTGAAGAATTTCGAGATCAACGCGACCGGGGTGCGAACTGATTTTACGGAGTACGACGGTCTCCACCGACTCATCAGTCAAAGCCGTGAAGCCGAACAGGGGCCTGTTGTAACTGATTATACCTACGACGCTTCGGGCAGACGGCTCACCGAAACCGTGTCCTCCGGCAGTCTCAGTCTGGGCAGTTCCAGCCAGTACGACCTGTCCGGCAGGATCATCAGCCGGACCGACAGCAGGAACCTGACCACCAACTACGATTATGCTTCAGGAGGTCGGATCACTACTGAAACCCGGCCCGGTAATATCACCGAAATCACAGAAACCTATTTGGATGGTCGAACCAGATCCGTGACCGGCAGCGGCGTTGTGCCCCGCTTCTACAGCTACGGGGTGAACAGCGACGGCAGCATCTGGACAGAGGTGCATAGCGGAACCGCTGCTTCCCCGGTCTGGGAGAAAACCACAACAGACCTGGCCGGACGGACAGTGAAGACCGAAAAGCCGGGTTATCTGGGCACGGAAGTCTCGGAGAATTTTTACAACGACAAAGGGCAGCTGATCCGAACAACTGCGCCGGGACTGGCTGACACCCTGCACCAGTACGACGAACTGGGCAACAGAATCCGTTCAGGTCTGGATATCGACAGCAGCGGGGTCCTGGAAACCGCCTCAGACGACCGGATCAGCGGCAGCAGCACAGCCTTTCTCCTGGATAACGGTGCGTGGTGGCAGGAACAGGTACAGAGTATCTTTGCCGAATCCGGTTCATCTGCCGAGACAATCACCGGCAAAACCCGGACTCGCCTGACCGGTCTGGGCGCAGGCGGCCTGATTGCCGAAACCGTGAGCACGGACATCCACGACAATGAGACTGTTTCGTCGCGGTATATCAACCGGACCTCTCATACAATTACTAAAATCACGGATTATCTTGATTCGGACACGAATGCGGTGCAGGAATCCCTGTACGGCCTGCTGAAATCCTCCACGGACAAATCCGGCATCACCACCACCTACCAGTACGACGCCCTGGAACGACGCACCGGCGTCACCGATCCCCGCACCGGCCAGAGCATCACCCATTACAACACCCTGGGGCAGGTTGATTACACTGAGGACGCAGCAACGAAGCGCACAGAGTACGGCTACGATCCAATCACGGGCAGGAAAACTTCAGTGACCGATGCGGAGAACCGGACGGTCTACTTTCTCTATGACAACTTTGATCGGGTCACCCATACCTGGGGTGGAACAACGCCTGTCCGCTATGAATACGACAACTACGGCAGAATGGATGCCATGCACACCTGGCGGAGTGGTGAGGGCTGGGATTCCCCGACCTGGCCGTCTGCCAACGACGGGCTGGCTGATATTACCCGCTGGCATTACCACGAGGCCACTGGCCTGCTGGAGTCCAAAGAAGATGCGCAAAATAAGAGTACACAATACACCTATCTGGAAGGCGGCAGACTCCATACCCGTACCTGGGCCAGAACTCCGGCTATCACAACCACCTACAGCTATGATCCGAACACCGGCGAATTGACCGGCATTGATTATTCCGACACCACCCCGGATATCGGGTTTACCTACAACCGCACCGGACAACGCAGTACAGTGACCGATGCCGTCGGGACCCGTACTTTTGCCTATAACTCTGCTCTTCAACCGGACAGCGAAAGCATCACCGGGCTGATCAGCCGAACCCTCACTCGCTCCTACGACACAACCACTGTGCCTGGCAGAAACACCGGCTTCAGCACAGACAGCAGCTATGCTGTCACCTATGGCTATGACAGCACCGGACGTTTTAACGGTGTTTCCTGGAATGTCGATTCTTTCACGGGCAACGTGACCTACGCCCGCGTACCAGACTCGCACCTTCTCCGCACAACCACTTTTGCTTCAGGTGGCCTGATAACCAACTCTTACGAACTCCATCGGAACCTGAAGATCGGCGTGAAGAACGAGTACGGCGCAGCCACAGTCTCACAGTATGATTATCTTTATGATAATATAGGGCGTCGAAAAACTGCGACCATGACAGGAGATGTGTTTGAAAATCCTGCTCTGCCTCCGGTACCGGATGAGCTGCTCATGATCGACACCGGCACGACGACTTCAGCCGCTTACACCGCGAATGATCTCAATCAGTATACGTTCGTGAATACAAACGGATCAGCGGTCAGCCCGGCCTATGACGAGGACGGCAACCTGACCGACGACGGCACTTTTACTTATGTTTGGAACGGCGAAAACCGGCTGATTACAATCACACCGAAAACACCGGCTGTTGGTGATAAAAAACTCGAATTTCTCTACGACTACATGGGCCGCAGAGCACGGAAAATTACAACTGCCTGGGACGGCTCAACCTGGCAAGCTGATGAAACCCGCTTCTTTGTCTACGACGGCTGGAACCTGATCGAGGAACTGGACGGAACCGGTATAACCACAGCAAGCTATGTCCACGGTCTTGATCTGTCGCAGAGCCTTCAGGGGGCTGGCGGTATCGGTGGAATTCTTGCCCGTATTGATCATGGGGCGGATAAGGTTCACCTCTATTTCTACGATGCCAATGGTAATGTAGGCCAGCTTCTCGACAGCTCGGACGGATCTGTCGCCGCTGCCTACGAGTATGCACCTTTCGGTGGACTTACTTCTGCTATGGGGAGTTATGCGGAAACCAACCCGTTCAGATTCAGCTCAAAGTATGCCGATGATACGACGGGACTGTATTATTACGGGTATCGGTATTATTCTCCTGTAGTTGGACGGTGGTTGAGTCGGGATCCTATTGGGGAAAATGGTGGGACCAATCTTTATGCGTTTGTGGGGAATGATGGGGTTAATGGATGGGATTATTTGGGGTTGAAAGTTTCAGTTATTGTTCTCGGTGATTCAATGACTTTTGGTACTCATAATAAGAATACAGGACAGTTTTTTACCGGATACGCAGCATATCTTACTATAAAAAACACTGGTAACTTATGGTTTTATGCCGGAGGTCCCGGACAACGAACACGCGATATCAAAAAAAGATATAAAAATCCGACAGCATTATGCGATGAAAAGGTTGCGATTTTAGGAATGATGGGAATGAATGATGCGCTCAGTCTGTGGCAGGACAATGAGTTTGACGAGGCGATCAAGGCGAAAAATTATCAGAAACGGTATGACTCTGCTTTGGAGGGATGGGAAGGGCTATATAAGTCCCTGATGAGTGATTTTAGCCGACTTGATCCCAAAAAGAAGGTGCTTTTTGTGACCATCACTGTTCCCGCTGTGGCTAACACGCCAAAACTTGGAGATCACTTCAGAGTTATCAGCGGAAAAATTAACCGGTTTCTGACTTCTCTGAATGCTGACATGGTTAAAACATGCAGTCCTGTCGGAGGTTGGTGGGGATGTGAAGTCGCCGATGCATCCGGCATGACCCATACAATGCTTACTGATGCCCAAGGAAAGCCCGACCCGGCCAGAGGAGATGACGGTATTCATTTTTTTGATTATAAGAGCAAAGCCATAGCAGATATGGTGTCTCGTATTGTTAACAAATGGTCGGGAGAATAA